CCAAGATACACTTCTTTAACAGTATGTGCTTTTAAGTGAAGTCTTGCACTAGCTAAAACTCCTGAAAGTACTATAAAAACTATGATTAATGGCAGTATGTAAATGTTATGTATTTGTTGAAAAAGTAAGAAGTATCCAGTAGCAGCACCCATAGATAATAGGTGTAAACTAGTTTTTGTATTAACGTTAAAAAGGATGTAGACAAAACCTAATCCAAATACGACTCCAAAAAATAGGTAACTTAAATCTCTAATAACCGCTATCTCTAAGAAAAACCTACCTAACATAAATAGTAAAGTCATCATAAAAAATATAGGAACTTTTCGTTCTTCAATTTTAGATACTTGATAGGATTTTATATATCCGATGGCTTTTAAGAATATTAATAAAAGTATTGGAATTACATAAGTAGTAACAAATACAATACTTAACATCGTATATTGTTGATGACGACTTAAATGAACTGGTGTTAAAATAAAATATAAAATGATACCAATTGTTGGGATAACAATTGGGTGTAAAATAGTGGATATAAATTTAGACCAGCGCATTATCTTATATTTCTTTACGTAACCTTGCTACCGAAATATCTAATTGCTCACGGTATTTAGCAACAGTTCTTCTTGCAATTGGATAACCTTTTTCTTTTAATATTTTAGATAATTTTTCATCTGTAAGAGGCTTTCGTTTATCTTCTTCTTGAATAACTGTTTCTAGTATTTTTTTAATTTCACGTGTAGATACATCTTCACCTTGGTCATTTTTCATCGATTCAGAGAAAAATACTTTAATCAATTTAGTTCCGTAAGGCGTTGTTACATATTTACTATTTGCAACTCTTGAAACAGTAGAGACATCCATGTGTATTTCATCAGCAATATCTTTTAAAATCATCGGTTTTAGCTTACGCTCGTCACCTGTTAAAAAATATGCTTCCTGACGTAGCATTATAGCATTCATAGTAATTAACAAGGTTTGTTGACGTTGTTTTATAGCATCAATAAACCATTTTGCAGCATCTAATTTCTGCTTAATAAACATTACAGCATCTTTTTGACTTTTGCTTTTCTTTTTAGAATCGCTATAACCTTTTAACATATTATTGTATTCACGAGAAACATGTAATTCAGGTGCATTACGAGAGTTTAAAGTCAATTCTAAATTTCCATCAATAATTTGTATTGAAAAATCAGGAACTATTTGTTCTGCTAATTTATTATTTCCTGCATACGAACTACCAGGTTTCGGATTTAATTTTCCGATTTCAGTAATTATTTCTTTAAGTTGATCTTCTTCAATATTAAATTTTTCAAGAAGTTTTTTGTAATGCTTTTTAACAAAGTGATCGAATGCATTTTCAAGAATATCAATAGCAAATGTTCTTGTTTCTTTTACTGATTTTGATTTTAATTGAATAATTAAACACTCTTTTAAATCACGAGCACCAACACCAATAGGATCTAATTTTTGAACTACATTAATTAAAATATCTTCTACTTTTTCTTCGGATGTAAAAACATTTTGCGTGAAGGCTAAATCATCTACTAAATCGATAATTTCTCTTCTTATATAACCACTATCATCAATACTTCCTACTAAAAAATCAGCAATAGCACGTTCTTCTTCATTAATTCTGTAAGTATTTAATTGATTATTTAATGATTGATGAAAACTTGTTCCAGCTGCATACGGAATTTGCCTTTCTTCATCATCGGCTGAATAATTGTTTGCTTGTGTTTTATAACTCGGATATTCATCATCGCTTAAATACTCATCAATATTGATATCATTAGTATCTATTTTTTCAGTTCCTTCATCAAAATCTTCAGAATCTGTTAAAGTATCTTCAAAGTTTTCTGGTTCTTCTTTACCAGTATCTAAAGCAGGGTTTTCTTCAATTTCTTGCTTTAAACGTTCTTCAAAAGCTTGTGTAGGCAATTGAATTAACTTCATCAACTGAATTTGTTGAGGCGATAATTTTTGAAGTAACTTATAATGTAAACTTTGTTTTAGCATACTTACAAATATAGGAAATAAGGATAAAAAAAAATCGTCATTCTGTTAGGAATGACGATTGTATTTTATAAATTTTATTTTTTTTTAAAATTCGGCGTTTTGCGGAGTTCTTGGAAAAGGAATTACATCACGAATATTGCTCATTCCTGTAGTAAATAAAACTAAACGTTCAAATCCTAAACCAAAACCAGAGTGTACAGCTGTACCAAATTTACGAGTATCTAAATACCACCATAATTCTTCTTCATCAATGTTTAAATCGGCCATTTTAGCTTTTAAAACATCTAAACGTTCTTCTCTTTGCGATCCTCCAACCATTTCTCCAATTCCTGGAAATAAAACATCCATAGCACGAACTGTTTTACCGTCGTCATTTAAACGCATGTAAAAAGCTTTTATCGTTGCAGGATAATCAAATAAAATTACAGGACATTTAAAGTGTTTTTCAACTAAATAACGCTCATGTTCTGATTGTAAATCAACACCCCATTCATTAATAGGAAATTGAAATTTCTTCTTTTTGTTAGGCTTACAGTTACGTAAAATATCAAAAGCTTCGGTATAAGAAACACGCTTAAAGTTATTATTAGCAACAAAGTTTAATTTTTCAATTAACCCCATTTCACTACGTTCAGCTTGTGGTTTTGTTTTTTCTTCTTGCGTTAAACGATTGTCTAAAAATGCTAAATCATCTTTACAGTTTTCTAAAACATAGTTTAAAACTGACTTGATAAAATCTTCAGATAAATCCATATTTGCATCTAAATCATTAAATGCAACCTCAGGTTCAATCATCCAAAACTCTGCTAAATGACGCGTTGTATTTGAGTTTTCAGCTCTAAAAGTAGGACCAAAAGTATATACTTTTCCTAATGCCATTGCATAGGTTTCTGCTTCTAATTGTCCTGAAACGGTTAAATTAGTTTCTTTTCCGAAGAAATCTTGTGTATAATCAATTTCTCCTTCTTCATTTAAAGGAGCTTTATTTGTTTCAAAATTAGATACATGAAACATTTCACCAGCACCTTCGGCATCAGAACCTGTAATAATAGGTGTGTTTACATAGTTAAATCCGTTTTCTTGAAAATACTTATGTACTCCAAAAGATAAAGCAGAACGAACTCTCATAACAGCACTAAAAGTGTTTGTTCTAATACGTAAGTGAGCATTTTCTCTTAAAAACTCTAAACTATGTTTTTTAGGTTGAATAGGATATTCATCAGGATTAGAATCTCCTAAAATTTCTAGTTTAGTAACTTTAACTTCTACAGTTTGTCCTTTACCTTCACTTTCAACTAAAGTACCTGTAATACTAACAGCAGCACTTGTAGTTATTCTTTTTAAAAGTTCTTCATCTGTATTTTCGAAATCTACAACACATTGAATATTGTTAATGGTAGATCCATCATTTAAAGCAATAAAACGATTGCTTCTAAAGGTTCTAACCCATCCTTTTACGTGTACTTCCTGTAAAAATTTATCCGAATGTAATAATTCGTTAACGCTACTTCTTTTCATCTTTTAAAAATTGAATAGCAAAGATACTTTTTTGAAATAAAACAATCAACGTAGATTCTCATTGTTTTTCAGAAGATGTTTCTTTAAAGCTGTATTTTCGCCATTGAATTTTATAATGATGGCTAAAATTAAAAGACGTACAGTTTTAAATCAGCTTAAAGAAGATTTAATAGGGAAAGATTCACATCGAGGTGTTACCTTAACTTATTCGTGGTTGGCAAATCAATTTGGACATATTGCTTTAGGTTTTATACCTTCTTTTATTTTACATGATAATATTCAGCATATAAATGGCTACAAAAACCCAGTATATGCTAGTTTTGTTGTTACCTTATTTTGGTTTCTGTTTGAATTATATAATTTTTTAGGGCCTTTATTAAAGATTAAACCTTCTTCAAAAAAAGAAAAATATACTTTTAATCCGAATTGGTCAAATATCAGTTATGATACTATTACGGATGTTGCTTTTTTTGCATTTGGTGCTTTTCTTTATAGTTTTTATAAAAATGGTCTACAAGATACTCCTACAATTGTTGTGTTAACTCTTCTTTCTCTCTATTTATTAAAGGCTTCTAGTTATTGGTATTTAACAAAAATGTATCAACATTATGCAAATTATCCTTTTCAATTTCGATTAAGTCAGTGGAATTTTAATATAAATAATGAAGATAAAAAATCAATTTTTAATTTTATTGAAGGAAAAGGTTCAGGAAACCATCTATTAATTTTTGGTTCTCAATTTTGCGGTAAAACAAGTTTAGGGGTAGGGGTTTTAAATGAATTATCAATTAAACACAAAGTTTGTTTGTATACTAGTGCAATGAAATTATTTAGTTTTTTTTATATTGAGGAAAACACCAAATTAGATCGCCGTAGAATTTGGTCTTGGAAAGAATGTGATTATTTAGTAATTGATGATCTTAATCCAGGAAAGCCCATTGATGAAGAGTTAATAAACCCTAAAAATATTTTACGATTTTTAGACCCTACAGAAACAGGAGAAATAGATAAAGAAAGTTGTAGTATTATAGCAAATAAAAATATTATTTGGGTTTTAGGTAATAAAAACAACACGAGTCAAGAGAATAACTGGTTAAAAATGTTATTAAAAATAGGCGTAAATGAAGCTAAGATTGAAAAAATAAATTTAATTGATTAGCTTTAGTTTATTAAAGAATATGATTGGTATGTGCAAAACTAATTAAATGAGGTAAACTTTTTACATCAAATCGTTTATAGAGAGGTATTAAACGTTTTTCAATAGCCGATTGACTAATACTTAATGCTGCTGCAATTTCTTTAAAAGCCATTCCCTTTGCAGCCATACTAAGTGCTTCTTTTTCTTTTTTAGAAATAGCAAGATGTTTAAATAATTTTTTATTTAATAATTCTTCAAAATCTGATTTTGCAGGACCATATGCTGCATATTGCATCACATTACTATGTTTTAGTGATTTTATAACTTGAGAAAAACCAATAATTTCATCTACTTTACCGTTTGAAGCTTTAAAAACACCTACTCTAGAAAATAAAGGGACAATGCTACCATTTTTATGAACTTTTTCAACTTCTAAAGTAAAGCTATATTCTTCTAAATTATCAGTTCTAGTACTCATAATTTTCAAAGCTTTATCGTTAAGTTCGTTTGAAAATTTAAAATGTCTAGGAGAAGTACAGCTTACAATTTTAAGCATTGTAATTTCATCATTTTTATAACCTAATAACTCTTCCCATCCGTAGGC
The Tenacibaculum pacificus DNA segment above includes these coding regions:
- a CDS encoding P-loop NTPase family protein, which gives rise to MAKIKRRTVLNQLKEDLIGKDSHRGVTLTYSWLANQFGHIALGFIPSFILHDNIQHINGYKNPVYASFVVTLFWFLFELYNFLGPLLKIKPSSKKEKYTFNPNWSNISYDTITDVAFFAFGAFLYSFYKNGLQDTPTIVVLTLLSLYLLKASSYWYLTKMYQHYANYPFQFRLSQWNFNINNEDKKSIFNFIEGKGSGNHLLIFGSQFCGKTSLGVGVLNELSIKHKVCLYTSAMKLFSFFYIEENTKLDRRRIWSWKECDYLVIDDLNPGKPIDEELINPKNILRFLDPTETGEIDKESCSIIANKNIIWVLGNKNNTSQENNWLKMLLKIGVNEAKIEKINLID
- a CDS encoding LuxR C-terminal-related transcriptional regulator, which codes for MSLEQELNIGKNTQESVSDTPLNKESEAYQFYQKTIPKFVGQAAYIYSFKEGKMLYAYGWEELLGYKNDEITMLKIVSCTSPRHFKFSNELNDKALKIMSTRTDNLEEYSFTLEVEKVHKNGSIVPLFSRVGVFKASNGKVDEIIGFSQVIKSLKHSNVMQYAAYGPAKSDFEELLNKKLFKHLAISKKEKEALSMAAKGMAFKEIAAALSISQSAIEKRLIPLYKRFDVKSLPHLISFAHTNHIL
- the asnS gene encoding asparagine--tRNA ligase produces the protein MKRSSVNELLHSDKFLQEVHVKGWVRTFRSNRFIALNDGSTINNIQCVVDFENTDEELLKRITTSAAVSITGTLVESEGKGQTVEVKVTKLEILGDSNPDEYPIQPKKHSLEFLRENAHLRIRTNTFSAVMRVRSALSFGVHKYFQENGFNYVNTPIITGSDAEGAGEMFHVSNFETNKAPLNEEGEIDYTQDFFGKETNLTVSGQLEAETYAMALGKVYTFGPTFRAENSNTTRHLAEFWMIEPEVAFNDLDANMDLSEDFIKSVLNYVLENCKDDLAFLDNRLTQEEKTKPQAERSEMGLIEKLNFVANNNFKRVSYTEAFDILRNCKPNKKKKFQFPINEWGVDLQSEHERYLVEKHFKCPVILFDYPATIKAFYMRLNDDGKTVRAMDVLFPGIGEMVGGSQREERLDVLKAKMADLNIDEEELWWYLDTRKFGTAVHSGFGLGFERLVLFTTGMSNIRDVIPFPRTPQNAEF
- the rpoN gene encoding RNA polymerase factor sigma-54, with product MLKQSLHYKLLQKLSPQQIQLMKLIQLPTQAFEERLKQEIEENPALDTGKEEPENFEDTLTDSEDFDEGTEKIDTNDINIDEYLSDDEYPSYKTQANNYSADDEERQIPYAAGTSFHQSLNNQLNTYRINEEERAIADFLVGSIDDSGYIRREIIDLVDDLAFTQNVFTSEEKVEDILINVVQKLDPIGVGARDLKECLIIQLKSKSVKETRTFAIDILENAFDHFVKKHYKKLLEKFNIEEDQLKEIITEIGKLNPKPGSSYAGNNKLAEQIVPDFSIQIIDGNLELTLNSRNAPELHVSREYNNMLKGYSDSKKKSKSQKDAVMFIKQKLDAAKWFIDAIKQRQQTLLITMNAIMLRQEAYFLTGDERKLKPMILKDIADEIHMDVSTVSRVANSKYVTTPYGTKLIKVFFSESMKNDQGEDVSTREIKKILETVIQEEDKRKPLTDEKLSKILKEKGYPIARRTVAKYREQLDISVARLRKEI